ATATGCTTGACGATCACAGAATTTGAGGGCAATCATCTGCGTTGTAGGGTCCATGTGTGTGTGCTCTGCTCACTGATCGAACTGCAGGTACCGAACCTATGAAACCTGTCGCGTGGAACTAGCAGCACTAGACGAATGCATTGCATCCTCCCTAGTTTGTTTATAATTTAGTTTAGTTTCCATAATGCAGTAATCTCTCCTATCATAGAGTTGGTTTAGCATCCCAAGATTAATTTTACATAGTAGTACCACAAGGCGGTGCGTTATCTTGACCTTTCCCAACGGAAAGTCGTTAGCAAAAAGGAAAACAAGAAGCTGGACTCCTCGCTAAACATTATATGGATATAATGATCGTCTTCGTCGGCGACGCGTTTGCTCAGTCACATTGGTTATGTGCCAGTTCTCGTGTATTTCTTGGTCGTATACATACGAGGTGGGCACGTTCTGTGTCAGCTTACGTGGCAGGGTTCGTGACAGGTTGACAGTACGTACAGACAGCACAAAACGTGCTCTGTTGTTCGACTTGAGCGTCACTGACGATGCAGTCCGTAGAACGGTAAAGAAGCAGATTTGCTTCtctacgtactattggtgccgagCACAGGTGCAAGCCAAGAAAATTACTGTATAAATTATTTTCTGAGCGGGTTCTGATGAGATAGACACGAGGAGGAGGTGGAAGAAACTGtccaaaatcaaaatcaattgaTCTGGAAGGTGCTCCCAAAGCTGGGTTAGCTATGCATTAATCTAGCTTTGGGTTCGACTACTAAATTCAGTGGTTTCAAGGTTTGGAACTACCTTCGGCTTGCTCTTGGTGCAAACGCCTTTAAAATATGCCCAAAGACAAGGAGAAACTGAAGAATCTAGCTGTATGTGTGGGCTTCGTTGTGGAAAAGTTGTACATGCAGACCTGAGAGGGAGGTTTCAGCGCCGATTACCCATAGAACCTGTCATGTGGAAATGCGATGCCTCCTTCCCAGCTCCTTTAATAATCTCTCCTCTTCTTATCATAGAGTTCGTTCGGCATCTCTTCTCAGGATTAGACATGCCACAAGATGCCGCTGCATTATTTGTACTTTCCTTTGTACTTTCCGAACAAAAGTTCGTTAACCGGTGAACGGTTCGGCCGGCTTCGATCGTGTATAGCACCAGTACTTGTCTGATCGAATGCAAATTCGTCTTCTTCCTAAGAAGATGCCACAGTACAGACGGCGCAAAACGTGTTCCTTTACAGGTTCAGCTTGAGCGGGGTCACGGACAGACGACGGTGCGCTCCAACGAAAACCCACTCCTCCACGTACCAGCAGCAACCCAAACTTTCCTCACCGGCCGCGCATGTGATGCGAAGATGCGCCGACGGTTCGGCCTGGCCCGGgccctctccctcaccccggccgcccgaggagggagggagggaacaAATGGAGCTTTTCTAGGCCGCCTCCAGCACGGCCTAGCTCGCTAGCTAACCCAGCTTTTAACAACAACTAAAGCCGGCTCTCATCTTGCTCCACGTCTGTGATAACCCCGTAAAGAGAAAGCACTATGATGCTGCTCTCATGGAGAATGTTGGCCGCGGACAGGGGGCAGCACGAAAGGCGGCCGGTGCGGCGCCAATCATGCCCACCAGAGCGTTGTGTCCCTCAAAAGCAGCGAGCTGGCTGGCTATCATCGGCAACCACTGATCAGCCATGAGCCATCATCCCCTTCTGCTCATCATTTTTCCTTGGACGGAACGACAGATCATGGTATGGTGATCATAGGTTGATGCCTTTGAGAGGAACGCATGACATGGTGCGGTGGAGTGTCCATACGTACCTGCAATGCTGCAAGCGAGGCATTATGTTTGTGCGCGATGTATGGGCGGGTGCCCTGTGCGCTCATGGCTGGTCTGTTGCGAGTGCTCCATCAATCATCACAACTGGAAAAGTCTTGTAGTTTTTCACAGAAAAATGAAAGATATGCTGACATGGAGTATGTGAGCTCGACCTCACAGGGGCTGCTGACacaacatccccccccccccccccccccccccccccccaagaaggTTGATTATTTGGTGTGTGTTTTCACAcgattttgttgttgttttctttaTTATCACAAAATTTATTTTCTAAAATCATGAATAGTTAAAAATTCGTGAAACTTTTTCCAATTCGCAAACATTTCATAATTCTTGATTTTTCGTAAATCATGTGTTTATTTTCAAATTTTCTGCTTTTTAAATTTTTGGTTACTTTTCTCAAAACCCCAGAAATTGTAATTTTAATTTGGATTTTTTTCGGATTTACAAATTCTTACttaaattttgtgaacttttaTCGAATTCACAATCTTTTTTTAACTATAGTTCAACTTTTCAAATTAGTGAACATTATTTTATTTTTTGTGAGCTTTTTCCGAATTTATGAAAAATTTCGAGCTCATGAACATTTTGtttgaattcataaactctttttgatttttttcttgAGCGCACGATCTTTTTAGAAGAAACAATGTGAGGACTCGAACTGAACCAGTAAGCTCCAGTGCATGATTGGCTAACCACTAGACCAATTAAGCCCTTGCGAAAATATTGCAACGTGAAAGCTCTAAGAACTTGTGTTATTTAGCTGCGCTATTTAGAAAAACGGGATTtcttttgaaaagaaatgtgaACAAATTTGGATGTCCACAGAtgtaaaaaaaatcacaaattaggGAAAAAAgggttcatgtattcaaaaaacaTTCAAGAATTCAAAAACTTTATaaaagttgaaaaaagttcatcgatttttaaaaaagtttacaaatttgaaaaaagttcatcgattttgaaaaaaacttcaccaatattgaaaaaaagttcactgactttgaaaaacattcatcaaatttggaaaaagttcatcgaattcaaaaagagttcatcagatttgaaaaataagttcatcaaatttgagaaaatttcattgattttgaaaaaattcatcaaaaattaagaaaaaagttcattggttttgCGAAAAGGTTCACGATTTTGGCGCTTAAGGCGCCGTTTAGGGTTCGCCCTCTCACAGACCGTCCCCCAAAAAAGAAGCTCTCACAGACATGCTTTAGCTATCACCAACGTTTTGGGCTTTGGGCCTTAATTATTATCAAATGTTTATGTGGGCCTTTGTTGTGTGCTCATATTCCCCGCCTTCCGCCGCGAATAGGAGTCAAATCCCTCAAAGCTCCACATAGCCAGCTAATTGAAACGACCAAATGACAAATTTTTGTACAATATTGAGAAATGCAATATTTCATTTTGTATAATTTTGAAGATATTATTATAAAATACACTTAGTAAAAAGTCGGTTGTTCATAATATTTAAATAGATGCTTATCactaaaaaaatcaaattttaTACATCATATTTTGTGTATTGCAAAGGGAAAGTGTTCATTTATTTCTCAATAGACATTCATGACTTCAAAAACAATTTTTCATACATTAAAAAATAATTTTCATCTATCTTAGAAAATATGTTTAAGCATTACAAAACAAATTGGCCATATGTATGAAAATAAACATTCAtgacctaaaaataaaaaaatcatgtaCGCAACATAAGTATTGATGTATTTCTtttaaaaggaaataaaaatattgaaaaaggccaaaacttaacaaaaatatgagcagaaataaaagaaaatttaAAGAAACAAAAATGAAGCCCGGACCCATGGCACTCTTTACTGGCCTGCACATTACCCGTACTTCAGTGAAATGCCCCCCATATCCTTCACCAAAACGAGCAACAAGCTTCATGTCTACTTTCCCCCTAAAAAACGCTAATGTGCTCGGTTGCTAGTATAGTAATGTTATGTTACACCTAAAATTCCCGATTATAATCAAGGAAATATGTGGTAACGTACCTTGAGATGGTATGATGCTAATATTGCATAACTCAGCCAACAAAAGGTAACCAAAATTTTCAAGTATTGCCAGCATCATCATCAATACAATTCGTATTTACCACACCCAAAGTTCAAAGTCAAAATCTGATCTAAACTTAAAAATGCAAAACAGAAACACCATTGTAAATAGACCAAACAAACTATGAGGCTTAGGCTCTAATTGGACCGGGTGTAATTATTGTGTGTTCTCCGGTAGCTCAACAAGTACACATGATCAAGACATGCCCAttctaacaacaacaacaacaacaacaacaacaacaacaacaacaacaaaaccaaCATTCGATGTGTTTCTTAAAAATAAAGAATTGATTATCTTTCACATCGGCATCCAGATGATCCACCCAACCATAATTCATTGCATTTGAAGTGCAAGATGCGTACACTATCCAAATAGCAGTGATTTTGTTACCACACAGCGGTGATTTTCCATGACTTAATTATACTCCGTATGTCGGAAGCACGGTAGCATTCAGATATGGCAGCGACTGATATTTTTTTGTTCTGATTTTCTTGAGCtgaaccaatttttttttgaattggtTGAGCTGAGTCAGCACCTCCGACAAGTACCCGTACCGAAGAGCCACACGAGTACACGACAAGATTACAAGAAACAGCTTACAAAGCTTCTGAATTTATCTTATCTGACGGAGTGACGGGTGCGCAAATGGAGGTGCCGTTTGCTGAATCCTCTCAACAAGGAATAAACCCATTTTTATATGCAGTCAGAGAGGTCAGCCCGGTGAATCGTCCTCACGTCTTCGCGGGGTTAGCTCACCAGTTGGATCATCGGCCGATTCGTCGCAAATGCGCACGTGTGACATGCTCTGCTGGGTAAGTTGCAGATGGCGCCAAGCCTCAATCTCCGTCAGGTTCAACGAATGTGCCAGCTCGGATCACTTGGGCGTGTGCTAGAAATATAATTAAGCTTCCAATCTTATCTGAAACCGAAGAGGAAGTTTCCTTCGGGTTGTTCGTTTACCATAGCACGCAATGTGTGCTCATGCATCGTGGGGTGTCTTGGCACAGGGGGCAGTAACAGTGCCATCTTCAGATGAAAACGGTATTCTTGGCAGTATTCGCAGCACCCTTGCCCGCTGACAAATTGTATGGGGAACTCTTACCAGAGTATGTTCAACTTGTTATTTCCTTGACAAAACAACCACGACTCTTTTCTTTTTTCCATAGAAACAACACATAcgtttacacacacacacacgcaagcacACTCACATTATGAATGTACACATGCACACCCATTTtactcctatgagcaccttcgatagATTGCGTTTACTGATTTTGAGATTGTTGAAGTCGTCGCAGACACCTTGTAGTTGATGGGTATGCCTTGTACCAGTGAAAGAATATCGCTGGAGCAATCTGTATTAAACTCTTGCCCGTCCCGGCGCCCTTGCCGTCCTTTTCATGGAAATATCGATCGAAGACGCAGTAGGGACAGCCCGGTTCTGCTCTCCGTAGAGGACGCGCGTGTTCCTCCGCTGCCGCTTCTTTGCAATGCGGCGGGGATGGCTCCCTCCTATGCGGCTGCTTGCGCCGCTGCAtcagccacctccgccgccgccatgttggcagGGAGGCGGGCCTTCGCGGCCCTTGTCCTTTCCTTCCCACGGCGGGCACACCGGTCCAAGTGGGACTCATACTCCGCTGGACCGGTGATGGAGAAGTGGAGATTTGAAGGCTCCAGGGACTGCGAGGATCCGACCGCACGTTGCGCCGATGCTATGGAGTCACGCTGGACAGATCCTGCCGTCGGTTGGGCGTTGTCCTTCAGGGAGTGACGGAGTGCAATGTGGACgaccattgcctcctccaacccgcacGGTATGACACCCCAATCGACAGATCCGGACTAGTCAGAGTCAGATTCGCTGGCCGCCAAGCTGGAGAAGGCCGGAGATCGTCGGGAGCTTGGGTGGCGGAGAGGAGTTGAgtggagtggagtgaagtggctagggtttggtccgacaACCGGATGAGGAGGAATATATGTGAAATCGGGTGGGCCAGCGTGAACCAGATCCGACGTGACTGGCGCGCTCGGGCGCCCCATATCCGCCCATACTTGTGTTGAATACGAGGGGTGTCGGTCAGACCGGGCGTTTGAGACCCGTTTTGAGGCGCCTCACTGGGTTGATTTttcgtgaccggtcagtgaccaGGTTTGGGGCGccgggctgtagatgctcttagctaCCTCATAGCATGATTTTGTCTTTCGCAAGTTATTAGGCCATGACGTTTAAGACATCACTTGAGTAACCTTTTGGTTTAGTGTATCTTTGCAGGATTGCAAAATGCTGAGAACCGGAGGATGGTCCTTTCATCATCTAAGCAAATCCTAGATAAAACTAATCTATGAGATGCTAGATCCTAGTGTATTTTTTTTCCTtctatttttcttttccttctggGAGCTAGAAATGAGGTGCCAGTGTCACCTCATTTCACCTCTAAAGCAACGTTCGGTTCTACTAACTAAAACAAACAGAAGTTATTAGTAGATGTTGGTGTATTTGTTTCTTCCATTTTCATTTTGCTTTTGGGAGGAGTAGATATGAACTGCTGGTGCCCCCTTGCCTTGCCTCACTGCTTCCGTTTTCCTTGCACGCTGATTGGCTACTAGCCACATAACGGCTGCTACGCTCCCCACTTGAATTTGTTTGAGGAATTTAGACCATCTGCCTACGGGGAGCTGGTAACCACGCCGACAGCCTCCCGCGGAGATCTTGGCCTTACGTGTTTGACATGGCCTTTTGTTCAGGTGCATCCATCACACACGCTCCTGCTTGCATATGCATCTCCTGAGTTTTGACTTGTCTGGCATGGCAGGATGGATCGATGCCCGGCTAGATCTCCTCCTACAGCTGCAGGTTCATTCTTAATGCTCACTAGATCTCCCTCCCTGAAAAGGACCGACATGACTATCTCCTGAGAAGAGTGGACAACCTGCACTACTACCGCTCCTTATCATGTGATCAGAAGTCCAGACAGCAGCAGCTGATTTTGTTCGCTTCAGAGAGTAGACTTTTTTTTTCAAAGTCTAGTTCAGACTTGACTATGATCGATGGCACTGTACTACTGTACGGCGCCCTGCTGCATCCCCTGGATCTGAATCGGGCAAAAGGGGTGTGCACATAAACAGAATACTGATTCGTTAGACAAGAACAAACACTATCGTTTTACCCCCTTGTCACTGAACTGAAAAGGACGTGCACATACATATCTACATAAAGAAGTGAGGAAAGGGGTATGTGCGATGGACTTGTCAACTGCCGACTGCCGACGGCGACAACAGTAGGCGCCATTTCTTCACCTTCTCCTCCACCCGGAATTTACCAAAACAAGGATGAAAAGGCGCAGGTTCAGTTGGAAGAACTCTTTTCTTTCAGCTGCAAAGTCGATGGCGATCGATGGACACTGCATACTGAAAGTGAAAACCAACTTCAACTCTGCGCCATCTCTTTTTGTGGGAGGTTGTCACCATCTTTTTCTTTGCCATCTTTTAACTCAACCAATCCTTCCATCCTTTAGGCAGTCGGCGGTTGCCGGACGTAAAAAAGTCTTTGACATGGTATCACCAGTCAGGCAGTCACAGTAGCACAGTAACAAAAGGTCTTCTGCTTGAAGCGGCTGTCTGCCACTGCCATGGGATGGGAGCGACGGCCAAGAACACGCAAATGATCTACCGGTTGGTCGTCCGGTGTTTGTCAGAGGTCACAAGACAGTGTTAGTTCGGCAGTTTTGGATTAGCCCTCTGGCTGAGGATAGCGCATTTCTGGCTTGTCGTGTCCTTGGATCACGATAGATCACCCCCGTCGCCGTATTGGCGGTCGCCGTCGGTTTTATCTGAAGTTTCTGAGAGCTAAGCAGACGGCCGGATAGATCGACGCGATGAACCATGGACCATGAATCTGAGTATCTGGCCGTCGTATCACCTGGTAGGCAGTTACTGTTTGACCGAGACCTGGGAGATAGGGAATATCCAGAGTAGCAATGAATAATCACCGGCGCCATTTTTTATTTTCTGTGACATACGACTGGTTCAAAAGAATTTGCATCATCCCACAGTGGGCATCGCCGTTGCGTCAGGATCACTTTCGTGGTGACATGCTCACAAGGGGGCCATGGCTAGCGAGATCTCTTCCTCTATTAATACTGGCCCCTGCCCCTGCCCCGGCCCCATCGTGTTCGGTCGTGTACTTCTCCTCTATCTATCCAATCTTTTTCCTGTCTGTTTCAAGAGCTCTGGGAGGGCGAAAATGAGCAGCTCGATGAGCATGGTGGAGGCGAGGCTGCCGCCGGGGTTCCGGTTCCACCCGCGGGACCACGAGCTCGTGCTGGACTACCTCTGCCACAAGCTCTCCGGCGGTGGtggccgcggcggtggcggcgtggaCATGGTGGACGTCGATCTCAACAAGTGCGAGCCATGGGAGCTTCCAGGTACGATCTGTCATCCCTTCCATCATGCACCCAGCCAGCAGAAGGAAACATTTTTCAGTTTTGAATGgcaaaaaaggaaagaaatcacctgGAAAAAGATGATAATGGCTTCGCCCGGGTTCGAACCGGAGACCTTCAGTGTGTTAGACTGACGTGATAACCAACTACACCACGAAACCTTGGTGCTACATGCACGATTAGAGCGTATTCATATCGGAAAACAGCAAAGTAGAACCATCATGTTCAGTTCAATGATTATgatttattttcttgaaaatataATACTGGTAATGTTAGTCATCCTAGAATCCTTATATTCGGTTCATGAATtagattttattttcttttgcaatTCACACAACTTCATCAACCTAGAATCATTATATGCAGTTCAATACTGTTGATTTATTTTCTTGCAAAGAGAATACGGCCAATGTTAGTCATCCTAGAATCCTTATATTCAGTTCATTAATTAGCTTTTTTGCAATTAGCACAACTTCATTAACCTAGAATCATCATATGCAGTTCAATACTGCTGATTTTAGTCATCCTGCTCGTCGTCTCTTACCCATTGTTGCATGCACGCAGACGCGGCGTGCGTGGGCGGCAAGGAGTGGTACTTCTTCAGCCGGCACGACCGCAAGTACGCGACGGGGCAGCGCACCAACCGCGCCACGCACACCGGCTACTGGAAGGCCACGGGCAAGGACCGCGTCATCaccggcgacggcgcggcggcggtcgTCGGGATGCGCAAGACGCTCGTCTTCTACCTGGGGAGAGCCCCCCGGGGAACCAAGACAGAGTGGGTCATGCACGAGTTCCGCGTCGAGGGACGCCCGCCGCGCTCGGTTCACCGCCAGCTCGCCACCCCCCACGACGGCTCGCCGCCGTTTCTCCTCGAGGTACGTGTCCCACTTCTACACTTCATGCACGCCACACGTTCCGATGACCGTCGCGGATCGACGGCTCGCATGCGTTGCATGTTTGCATGAATTAGGAGTTTGCTTGCCACTGCCAGCGTGTGCCATTATAAATTAGTTTTACAGTTGATTATGCACGGAGGAGTCAGACAGTAATAGTACTCGTTGATTATGTTTTCCAGTTATAACAAGAAATGGAATCCGGCTCCCCTTTGGGAGGGAGGCGTATAGAGAAAATGTACCCACTGATTGGGCGTAGCCTTTTTGTATTGTTTCACTCCCGGCCGTTCGTGCAGAGGAAGGTGGCTTATTCGTCTGCTGCATATAGTTGAACATTGCTAATTTTGACCGCCAGACAAAATATTTCTTTGGTATTCTGTCTAGCTGTACGTACGATTCGGTACGTGCTGCGTCGATCCCGATAAGATAAAATACGTATACTTACGACGACTATACATGCCACTAGGCAATCATTGTTGGTGACCTAGTCTAGCTTATCGAAATGCAAACATGGTACACACATAGTATGGCATATCACCAATGTCGTTCCAAGGTTTGGTGAAGGCAACGTCCAAGGTCGTTCGCTTGGCGCCGTCGCCATGCATCAGCGCGGCATTAAATAACGTGATACTGCTTTGAAAAGGATCTGACCGTCTCATTATCGTTTTTTCCAATTTTGACTTCCTTTTTTCTGTCAGAGGTGAAGCTCAAGTTGACAAAAAAAAATTTGACAATGGCATCCCAAGTTGCCAATTTCTTTTGTTATGGAAAATTCTAGCAGCCTGTTGGCTGGTAAGAACATGTGGCTATCATGACTCCTTAAGGTCACAACCGAACAATTTtctcgcaaaaaagaagattaGTTTATACTTCATCCAAAACAAGTGTTGCAGATTTAGTAgtacaatactccctccgtccagaaaaacttgtccatcaaatggatgtatctagcaccaagttagtgctaaatacatccatttgatgaacaagcttgggacaagctttttcggacggagggagtactatttatgaAAAGAGGTAGTAGGATCTTATTATTATCCTATTTTTCAAGGTCGTCAGGCAATAGGCACCAGCTTGAATCATCAAGTGTCCATCAAATCCAATTATCTAGAGAGAACACAAGTGCTAAAATGGAAATATTGCAAAACGCAGGAGGACTGGGTGCTGTGCAGGGTGTTCTACAAAAGCACAACCGCCGCCCCAACACCGGCCTCCGACGAGTCGTCAGGTTCCTTGAGCAGCGACCTTGGCGTGGCGCCGGTGCTGCTGCCCGTAGCACCTATCAATGTCGTTGGCCGGACGCAGATGGCCGAGATCACGGACGGCTACTATGGGCAGCAAGAGCACCCCACTGGCATCCTTCCGGTTGTGCACCACTGGCCCGTGGCGTCATTGCCGTTCACGAGCTTCAGGGACCTGCTAGGCGACATGGTGGAAGGGAGCCGCGGTGACCCGAAGCCCGAGTG
The window above is part of the Triticum aestivum cultivar Chinese Spring chromosome 2A, IWGSC CS RefSeq v2.1, whole genome shotgun sequence genome. Proteins encoded here:
- the LOC123186104 gene encoding NAC domain-containing protein 21/22, which produces MSSSMSMVEARLPPGFRFHPRDHELVLDYLCHKLSGGGGRGGGGVDMVDVDLNKCEPWELPDAACVGGKEWYFFSRHDRKYATGQRTNRATHTGYWKATGKDRVITGDGAAAVVGMRKTLVFYLGRAPRGTKTEWVMHEFRVEGRPPRSVHRQLATPHDGSPPFLLEEDWVLCRVFYKSTTAAPTPASDESSGSLSSDLGVAPVLLPVAPINVVGRTQMAEITDGYYGQQEHPTGILPVVHHWPVASLPFTSFRDLLGDMVEGSRGDPKPEWSVDDGYTRQSVPQTWNPF